The following proteins are encoded in a genomic region of Methylovorus glucosotrophus:
- the ileS gene encoding isoleucine--tRNA ligase → MTDETKYPLNLPETSFPMRGDLAKREPGWLKAWQDKKLYQRIRKARQGKQKFILHDGPPYANGDIHIGHAVNKILKDIIVKSKTLSGFDAPYVPGWDCHGLPIELMVEKQHGKNIDPARFRELCREYAKEQIERQKKDFIRLGVLGDWDHPYLTMDFKTEADIMRALGEIYQNGYLYQGSKPVHWCVDCGSALAEAEVEYEDVNSPAIDVGFRFVDNAALSAVFDTPLDGEVYAVIWTTTPWTLPANQAVSVHPELDYDVIRTSKGLVVLAHALAEATLKRYGEEDATTLGSCKGSSLMGFMLQHPFDNRQVPVITGEHVTTDAGTGLVHTAAAHGNDDWLVMRAHYPNEKPLVLIGGDGKFFTSDLVELEAIRGLTRQEANKVILAKLQENGVLFASARLNHSFPHCWRHKTPLMQLATHQWFIGMNAQDKSGTSLREHANQAVDATEFFPTWGRARLEAMIKNRPDWCVSRQRNWGVPMPLFVHKETGELHPDTMRLLETVALQVEQQGVEAWFSLDGAAFLAQHAPDNAGQYKKVTDTLDVWFDSGATHAAVLKRREELRSPADLYLEGSDQHRGWFQSSLLTGCAIDGRAPYNALLTHGFVVDGAGHKMSKSKGNVVAPQKVMDTYGADILRLWVASTDYSGELTISDEILKRVAEGYRRIRNTLRFLLANLADFDASKDLLPVDQWLEIDRYALVLTTQLQESIVKDYDKYEFHLAVQKFVGFCSEDLGGFYLDILKDRLYTTGASSHARRAAQSALYHITHGLMRLMAPILSFTADEIWQTLGLSADDSVFEEEWYTLPAHGMSDEDIRAWGDITQVRSLANKAIEEKRAAGLVGSSLQSELDIYADGAVHASLARLGDDLRFVLITSRATLHLRQGGPVEIQVAPSAYAKCDRCWHYRADVGAHAEHPTLCGRCVSNLFGAGEPRQHA, encoded by the coding sequence ATGACCGACGAAACCAAATACCCGCTTAACTTGCCGGAAACCAGCTTCCCCATGCGTGGCGATCTCGCCAAGCGTGAGCCAGGCTGGCTGAAAGCCTGGCAGGATAAAAAACTTTACCAGCGCATCCGCAAGGCACGTCAGGGCAAGCAGAAATTCATCCTGCATGATGGCCCGCCTTATGCCAACGGGGATATTCATATCGGTCATGCCGTCAACAAAATCCTGAAGGACATCATCGTCAAATCCAAGACCCTGAGCGGTTTTGATGCGCCCTATGTGCCGGGCTGGGATTGCCACGGCCTGCCTATCGAGCTGATGGTGGAAAAACAGCACGGCAAGAATATTGATCCTGCCCGTTTCCGCGAGTTATGCCGCGAATATGCCAAGGAACAGATCGAGCGCCAGAAGAAGGATTTCATCCGTCTGGGCGTGCTGGGCGATTGGGATCATCCTTACCTGACCATGGATTTCAAAACCGAGGCCGACATCATGCGCGCCTTGGGCGAGATCTATCAGAATGGTTACCTGTATCAGGGCAGCAAGCCCGTGCACTGGTGTGTGGACTGCGGCTCTGCGTTGGCCGAAGCCGAAGTGGAGTACGAGGATGTCAATTCGCCAGCCATTGATGTGGGGTTTCGCTTTGTTGACAACGCTGCGCTGAGTGCCGTTTTTGATACGCCATTGGACGGTGAGGTGTATGCCGTCATCTGGACGACAACCCCCTGGACCCTGCCTGCCAATCAGGCAGTGAGCGTGCATCCGGAGCTGGACTATGATGTGATCCGCACCAGCAAGGGCCTTGTGGTGTTAGCGCATGCCCTGGCTGAGGCTACGCTCAAGCGTTATGGCGAAGAAGACGCGACTACGCTGGGCAGTTGCAAAGGCTCAAGCCTGATGGGCTTCATGCTGCAGCACCCTTTCGATAATCGCCAGGTGCCGGTGATCACGGGGGAGCATGTCACCACTGATGCTGGTACCGGCCTCGTGCATACGGCAGCTGCCCATGGTAACGACGACTGGCTGGTGATGCGCGCCCATTACCCTAACGAAAAGCCATTGGTGCTTATCGGTGGCGATGGCAAATTCTTCACTAGTGACTTGGTGGAATTGGAGGCCATTCGCGGCCTCACTCGTCAGGAAGCCAACAAGGTCATCCTCGCCAAGTTGCAGGAAAACGGCGTGCTGTTTGCCAGCGCCCGACTGAATCACAGCTTCCCGCATTGCTGGCGCCACAAGACGCCGCTGATGCAACTGGCGACGCACCAATGGTTTATCGGCATGAATGCCCAGGACAAGAGCGGCACCAGCCTGCGTGAACATGCCAATCAGGCGGTCGATGCCACCGAGTTCTTCCCGACATGGGGTCGTGCGCGCCTGGAAGCCATGATCAAGAATCGTCCGGACTGGTGCGTGTCGCGTCAGCGCAACTGGGGCGTGCCCATGCCTCTGTTCGTGCACAAGGAAACCGGCGAACTGCATCCTGACACCATGCGCCTGCTGGAAACCGTCGCGCTGCAAGTGGAACAACAGGGCGTCGAAGCCTGGTTCTCGCTGGATGGCGCTGCTTTCCTCGCCCAGCATGCGCCGGACAATGCCGGGCAATACAAAAAAGTCACCGATACCCTGGACGTCTGGTTTGATTCTGGCGCCACGCATGCGGCCGTGCTGAAGCGGCGTGAAGAGCTGCGTAGCCCGGCTGATCTGTATCTGGAAGGCTCGGACCAGCATCGCGGCTGGTTCCAGTCCAGCCTGCTGACGGGGTGTGCCATCGATGGCCGCGCGCCGTATAACGCCTTGCTGACACATGGTTTTGTCGTGGATGGCGCTGGTCACAAGATGAGCAAATCCAAGGGCAATGTCGTCGCGCCGCAAAAGGTGATGGACACCTATGGCGCCGATATCCTGCGTCTGTGGGTGGCTTCCACCGATTACTCCGGCGAGCTGACCATCTCCGATGAAATCCTGAAGCGCGTGGCCGAAGGCTATCGTCGCATTCGCAATACCTTGCGCTTCCTGCTGGCAAATCTGGCTGACTTTGATGCCAGCAAGGATTTGCTGCCCGTGGATCAATGGCTGGAAATCGACCGCTACGCGCTGGTGCTGACCACGCAACTACAGGAATCCATCGTCAAGGATTACGACAAGTATGAGTTCCACCTCGCGGTGCAGAAATTTGTCGGCTTCTGCTCAGAAGACCTGGGCGGTTTCTATCTGGATATCCTGAAGGATCGTCTCTACACCACCGGCGCCAGTTCGCATGCACGCCGCGCCGCGCAGAGCGCGCTCTACCATATCACGCACGGGCTGATGCGCCTGATGGCGCCTATCCTCAGCTTTACCGCCGATGAAATCTGGCAGACGCTGGGCTTGAGCGCGGACGATAGCGTGTTTGAGGAAGAGTGGTACACGCTGCCTGCGCATGGCATGAGCGATGAGGATATCCGTGCCTGGGGAGACATCACACAGGTGCGTTCACTGGCCAACAAGGCGATTGAAGAAAAGCGCGCTGCTGGCCTGGTAGGCTCCTCGCTGCAGTCTGAGCTGGATATTTATGCCGATGGTGCCGTGCATGCCTCGCTGGCCCGCCTGGGCGATGATTTGCGTTTTGTGCTGATCACCTCGCGCGCGACCTTGCATCTGCGTCAAGGCGGCCCCGTTGAAATTCAGGTAGCGCCAAGCGCGTATGCCAAGTGCGATCGTTGCTGGCATTACCGCGCTGATGTCGGCGCGCATGCTGAGCATCCGACCCTCTGCGGCCGCTGCGTCAGCAATCTGTTTGGTGCCGGTGAGCCGCGTCAGCATGCGTAA
- the lspA gene encoding signal peptidase II, which produces MRKWLALSAAVIALDLYTKHLVVKAFAYGEHLPITSFFDLVRYHNEGAAFSFLSQAGGWQRVFFSAIALIASGIILFMLRRHPTQKLFCFALALVLGGALGNLYDRLTLGYVVDFLFFHYQSFYWPAFNVADSAICVGVALLILDSFKKKS; this is translated from the coding sequence ATGCGTAAATGGCTGGCGCTTAGCGCGGCGGTCATTGCGCTCGATCTCTACACCAAGCATCTGGTGGTCAAGGCATTTGCTTATGGCGAGCATCTGCCGATTACCTCGTTTTTTGATCTGGTGCGGTACCACAACGAAGGCGCGGCATTCAGCTTCCTCAGCCAGGCGGGCGGCTGGCAGCGTGTGTTTTTCAGCGCGATTGCCCTGATTGCATCGGGCATTATCCTGTTCATGCTGCGCCGCCATCCCACACAGAAACTTTTCTGTTTTGCGCTGGCCCTAGTATTAGGCGGGGCGCTGGGCAACCTGTATGACCGACTGACGCTGGGCTATGTGGTGGATTTCCTGTTCTTCCATTACCAGAGTTTCTATTGGCCCGCGTTTAATGTGGCCGATTCGGCGATCTGCGTGGGCGTCGCCCTGTTGATTCTGGACAGCTTCAAAAAGAAGTCCTGA
- a CDS encoding DUF808 domain-containing protein: MAGSSLLTLIDDIATILDDVSVMTKVAAKKTAGVLGDDLALNAQQVAGVKADRELPVVWAVAKGSFINKLILVPTALLISAFLPWAITPLLMLGGAFLCFEGFEKIAHKYLHGAEEKTRHAAQAQALSDPAVDMVSFERDKIKGAVRTDFILSAEIIVITLGTVAGTTLAKQISVLTGIAVIMTVGVYGLVAGIVKLDDGGLYLAQRRGASLWAAFSRSLGRLLLAGAPWLMRTLSVVGTAAMFMVGGGILAHGLPWLHHLAADVQSTVSASAGNAVALLATIALDALTGIVAGGLIVLVVTIIQRLIRRK; this comes from the coding sequence ATGGCCGGTAGCAGCTTGCTCACCCTGATCGACGACATTGCCACCATCCTGGATGACGTTTCCGTCATGACCAAGGTAGCTGCCAAGAAAACCGCCGGGGTACTGGGCGATGACCTGGCGCTCAATGCCCAGCAGGTGGCCGGAGTAAAAGCTGACCGCGAACTGCCCGTGGTGTGGGCCGTGGCCAAGGGCTCCTTCATCAACAAGCTGATACTGGTGCCGACGGCGTTGTTGATCAGCGCATTTTTGCCCTGGGCCATCACGCCCCTGCTCATGCTGGGGGGCGCATTTTTGTGTTTTGAAGGCTTTGAAAAAATCGCGCACAAATACCTGCACGGTGCTGAAGAAAAAACCCGACACGCTGCACAAGCACAGGCACTGAGCGACCCCGCTGTTGATATGGTGAGTTTTGAACGCGACAAGATCAAGGGTGCGGTGCGTACCGACTTTATCCTGTCGGCAGAGATCATTGTCATCACGCTGGGGACAGTGGCTGGAACCACTCTTGCCAAGCAAATCTCGGTGCTCACCGGCATCGCGGTCATCATGACAGTCGGCGTGTATGGTCTGGTGGCGGGTATCGTCAAACTGGATGATGGCGGGCTTTATCTGGCACAGCGTCGTGGAGCGTCGTTATGGGCCGCATTCAGCCGCAGCCTGGGTCGCTTGCTGTTGGCAGGGGCGCCATGGCTGATGCGCACACTTTCCGTGGTGGGTACCGCGGCGATGTTCATGGTGGGCGGTGGCATACTGGCGCATGGCTTACCCTGGCTGCATCACCTCGCGGCAGATGTGCAAAGCACGGTCAGTGCCAGTGCAGGCAATGCGGTTGCCTTGCTGGCGACGATTGCACTGGATGCCCTGACCGGCATCGTGGCAGGCGGATTGATCGTGCTGGTGGTGACTATTATTCAGCGGCTGATACGCCGCAAGTAA
- the rpsT gene encoding 30S ribosomal protein S20, protein MANSAQARKRARQAVKQRAHNASLRSTLRTAIKKIIKAVEAGDKAAAQTAYIENVSVIDRIADKNIIHKNKAARHKSRLSASIKAMA, encoded by the coding sequence ATGGCTAATAGCGCACAGGCGAGAAAACGTGCCCGTCAGGCAGTTAAGCAACGCGCCCACAACGCCAGCTTACGTTCCACTTTGCGCACCGCGATCAAAAAGATCATCAAAGCGGTTGAAGCAGGTGACAAAGCTGCCGCACAAACTGCTTACATCGAAAATGTAAGCGTGATTGATCGTATCGCGGACAAGAATATCATCCATAAGAACAAGGCCGCTCGCCATAAGAGCCGCCTGTCTGCCTCTATCAAG
- the murJ gene encoding murein biosynthesis integral membrane protein MurJ translates to MNLLKALATVGSMTFVSRILGFVRDTLIARVFGAGIYTDAFFVAFKIPNLLRRLFAEGAFSQAFVPVLAEYKNRRGHEETRLLVDHVATLLGLALIIVTILGMLAAPWVVYISAPGFESEPDKFAMTVALLRVTFPYIFFISLVSLAGGVLNTYSKFSVPAFTPVWLNITFIVAALFFAPYFDPPVMVLGWAVFAGGVLQLVYQVPYLRQIGLLPRIRLGLGDEGVWRILRLMGPAVFGVSIAQISLLINTIFASFLQTGSVSWLYYADRLMEFPTGILGVALGTILLPSLSKSFADKADGEYSQLLDWGLRLTFILALPAAVALAVIAVPLVASLFHYGAFSEQDVWMTRQALMAYSLGLLGLILVKVLAPAFYSRQDIKTPVKIAIFTLLATQAMNLLFIGPFKHAGLALAIGLGACLNAGLLYFYLRRANIYKPQAGWWMFMFKLLVAVSVMGGVLYVAMGDNQHWMHLKLLAKLTSVTMLVALGAVSYFAALWLMGIRPKDFMRRVAI, encoded by the coding sequence ATGAACCTCTTAAAAGCTCTGGCTACTGTCGGCAGCATGACCTTTGTCTCGCGCATCCTCGGTTTTGTGCGCGATACGCTGATTGCTCGTGTATTTGGCGCAGGTATATACACCGACGCTTTTTTTGTTGCCTTCAAAATCCCCAATCTGTTGCGTCGCCTGTTTGCCGAGGGCGCGTTTTCGCAGGCGTTTGTGCCTGTGCTGGCCGAATACAAAAACCGGCGCGGCCACGAAGAAACCCGTCTTCTGGTGGATCATGTCGCCACCTTGCTCGGGCTGGCCCTTATCATCGTGACGATATTGGGCATGCTGGCAGCGCCCTGGGTGGTGTATATCAGTGCACCCGGCTTTGAATCCGAGCCGGATAAATTCGCCATGACCGTGGCGCTATTGCGCGTGACGTTTCCGTATATCTTCTTTATCTCGCTGGTCTCGCTGGCGGGCGGCGTGCTGAATACCTATAGCAAGTTTTCCGTACCTGCCTTTACGCCAGTCTGGCTCAATATCACCTTCATTGTGGCCGCGCTGTTTTTTGCGCCTTACTTTGATCCCCCCGTCATGGTACTGGGGTGGGCGGTATTTGCTGGCGGTGTGTTGCAGCTGGTGTATCAAGTGCCATACTTGCGCCAGATCGGTCTCCTGCCCCGAATACGACTCGGGTTGGGTGACGAGGGAGTCTGGCGTATTTTGCGTTTGATGGGCCCGGCGGTGTTTGGTGTGTCGATCGCACAGATTTCCTTGCTCATCAACACCATCTTCGCTTCCTTTCTGCAGACTGGCAGTGTCTCCTGGCTATATTACGCAGATCGCCTGATGGAGTTTCCGACCGGCATTCTTGGCGTTGCGCTGGGGACCATCCTGCTGCCCAGCCTGTCCAAAAGCTTTGCTGACAAGGCCGATGGCGAATACTCGCAATTGCTCGACTGGGGGCTACGCCTGACGTTTATTCTGGCTTTGCCCGCGGCGGTGGCATTGGCGGTGATTGCCGTGCCGCTGGTGGCGAGCCTGTTCCACTATGGCGCGTTTTCCGAACAGGATGTATGGATGACACGGCAGGCCTTGATGGCATACAGCCTGGGGCTGCTTGGCCTGATTCTGGTCAAGGTGCTGGCGCCTGCGTTTTACTCGCGGCAGGACATTAAAACCCCAGTGAAGATCGCCATTTTTACCCTGCTGGCGACGCAGGCGATGAATCTGCTGTTCATCGGTCCATTCAAGCATGCCGGGCTGGCACTGGCCATTGGGCTGGGCGCTTGCCTGAATGCCGGGCTGCTCTATTTTTACTTGCGCCGAGCCAATATCTACAAGCCGCAAGCTGGCTGGTGGATGTTCATGTTCAAGCTGCTGGTCGCGGTTTCCGTGATGGGCGGCGTGTTGTATGTCGCCATGGGCGACAACCAGCACTGGATGCACCTCAAGTTGCTGGCCAAGCTGACTTCCGTGACTATGCTGGTAGCGTTGGGGGCGGTTTCTTATTTTGCTGCGCTCTGGCTGATGGGCATACGGCCCAAGGACTTCATGCGGCGGGTGGCTATCTGA
- a CDS encoding bifunctional riboflavin kinase/FAD synthetase, translated as MRVFRHFPASGERPPAALAIGNFDGVHLGHQALLRQLVQVAAARGLQPVVMTFEPHPREFFTPLQAPARLTSLREKLEHFIEAGVADVYVCHFNQRFAALEASAFMQDILRGQLNAEAILVGDDFRFGARRQGGLDDLRQAGFALESVPEIQLDGDRISSTRVRQALHDGDLPLASALLGRYYSISGKVVHGRKLGRQLGFPTANIHMRHERPALTGVYAVKLDGLPGVANLGVRPTIAGTPRLSLEVHLLDYSGDLYDRHVHVSFLKKLRDEMKFPGLDALKLQIALDSAQARTFFASQGG; from the coding sequence ATGCGGGTATTCCGACATTTTCCTGCAAGCGGAGAGCGCCCCCCGGCAGCGCTGGCGATAGGCAATTTTGATGGCGTACACCTTGGCCATCAGGCCTTGTTGCGCCAGCTGGTGCAAGTGGCGGCGGCGCGAGGTTTGCAACCTGTGGTGATGACCTTTGAGCCACATCCGCGTGAATTTTTTACGCCTTTACAAGCGCCAGCGCGCCTGACTTCGCTGCGGGAGAAGCTCGAACACTTTATCGAGGCCGGTGTGGCAGATGTCTATGTTTGCCATTTCAATCAGCGCTTCGCCGCGCTGGAGGCTTCTGCCTTCATGCAGGATATTCTGCGTGGGCAATTGAATGCCGAAGCCATACTGGTGGGCGATGACTTCCGCTTTGGTGCGCGGCGCCAGGGTGGGCTGGACGATCTGCGCCAGGCCGGCTTTGCACTGGAAAGCGTGCCAGAGATTCAACTGGATGGCGATCGCATTTCCAGCACGCGCGTGCGTCAGGCGCTGCATGACGGCGACTTGCCCCTGGCGAGTGCCTTGCTGGGACGTTACTACAGCATCAGCGGCAAGGTGGTACATGGTCGCAAATTGGGGCGCCAGCTGGGATTTCCCACTGCAAACATACACATGCGGCACGAACGGCCTGCACTGACCGGGGTATATGCGGTAAAATTGGATGGTTTGCCGGGTGTGGCCAATCTTGGCGTGCGCCCGACCATTGCCGGAACCCCGCGCCTGAGTCTTGAGGTCCATTTGCTGGATTACAGCGGCGACCTTTACGACCGCCATGTCCATGTCAGCTTTCTGAAAAAGCTGCGTGATGAAATGAAGTTCCCCGGGCTGGATGCGCTCAAGCTGCAAATAGCGCTGGATAGTGCCCAGGCCCGCACCTTTTTTGCAAGCCAGGGTGGCTGA
- the msrB gene encoding peptide-methionine (R)-S-oxide reductase MsrB gives MARTALRLKLIETLMAKRQADREENIMATVIKTDEEWRAQLTPLQYEVTRKAATERPGTGEYAFRFEPGVYRCVCCGTPLFASDTKFDAGCGWPSYFEPLDPANVREKRDISHGMIRTEVLCNVCDAHLGHVFPDGPKPTGLRYCINSASLSFEPLQPVQG, from the coding sequence ATGGCTCGAACAGCGCTTCGGTTAAAACTGATCGAAACCCTGATGGCAAAACGTCAGGCTGATCGTGAGGAGAACATCATGGCAACTGTCATCAAAACCGATGAAGAATGGCGCGCCCAGCTGACGCCATTGCAATATGAAGTCACCCGCAAAGCCGCTACCGAGCGTCCTGGCACCGGTGAATATGCGTTTCGCTTTGAGCCCGGAGTGTATCGCTGTGTGTGCTGTGGTACGCCGTTGTTTGCTTCGGATACCAAGTTTGATGCGGGCTGTGGGTGGCCCAGCTATTTTGAGCCACTAGACCCGGCCAACGTGCGTGAGAAGCGCGACATCAGCCATGGCATGATACGCACCGAGGTGCTGTGCAATGTCTGCGATGCGCATCTCGGACATGTGTTTCCCGATGGCCCCAAGCCTACCGGGCTGCGCTATTGCATCAACTCTGCTTCGCTAAGCTTCGAGCCTTTGCAACCCGTTCAGGGCTGA
- a CDS encoding sulfite oxidase-like oxidoreductase, with protein MPDWEKLIAAKVAVAKRGLQKPGKVSANARIPAGQTEVRNFPVLDLGIQPDIPLNEWSLRVFGLVQHDITLDWAAYQAMPQIEDVSDFHCVTRWSQLDMEWAGISASELLLRAGPLPEAGFVTLHCYDGYTTNLPLEALLDDDVIIAHSVFGQPLSIEHGGPVRLVVPKRYAWKSPKWLKAIELHAEDRPGFWEVRGYHNEADPWLEQRFG; from the coding sequence ATGCCGGATTGGGAAAAACTCATTGCTGCCAAAGTCGCCGTCGCCAAGCGCGGCTTGCAAAAGCCGGGCAAGGTCAGCGCCAACGCGCGCATTCCTGCCGGGCAGACCGAGGTCAGGAATTTCCCCGTGCTTGATCTGGGCATCCAGCCTGATATTCCCTTGAATGAGTGGTCATTGCGCGTTTTTGGCCTGGTGCAGCATGACATCACGCTGGATTGGGCTGCCTATCAGGCCATGCCGCAGATAGAAGACGTATCGGACTTTCACTGCGTTACCCGCTGGTCGCAACTGGATATGGAATGGGCTGGTATATCAGCCAGCGAACTGTTGCTGCGCGCTGGCCCCTTGCCTGAGGCTGGCTTTGTGACCTTGCATTGCTACGATGGCTACACCACCAACCTGCCGCTGGAAGCCCTGCTGGATGATGATGTGATCATTGCCCACAGCGTGTTTGGTCAGCCGCTGAGTATTGAGCATGGCGGGCCGGTGCGATTGGTCGTGCCCAAACGCTATGCCTGGAAGAGCCCCAAATGGCTGAAGGCTATTGAACTGCATGCGGAAGACCGTCCCGGTTTCTGGGAAGTGCGTGGATATCACAACGAGGCGGACCCATGGCTCGAACAGCGCTTCGGTTAA